The Punica granatum isolate Tunisia-2019 chromosome 4, ASM765513v2, whole genome shotgun sequence genome has a window encoding:
- the LOC116205790 gene encoding uncharacterized protein LOC116205790, producing MAWSATMIGALLGLGTQMYSNALRKLPYMRHPWEHVIGMGLGAVFVNQLVKWDAQLKEDLDKMLEKAKAANDRRYFDEDDA from the exons atgGCGTGGAGCGCGACGATGATCGGAGCATTGCTCGGGTTGGGCACTCAGATGTACTCCAATGCTCTCCGCAAGCTTCCCTACATGCGCC ATCCATGGGAGCATGTAATAGGGATGGGGCTGGGCGCTGTGTTCGTGAACCAGCTGGTGAAGTGGGACGCCCAGCTCAAGGAAGATCTCGACAAGATGCTAGAGAAGGCTAAGGCTGCGAATGATCGGCGCTATTTCG ATGAAGATGATGCTTAG